In Rutidosis leptorrhynchoides isolate AG116_Rl617_1_P2 chromosome 2, CSIRO_AGI_Rlap_v1, whole genome shotgun sequence, one genomic interval encodes:
- the LOC139892403 gene encoding vesicle transport v-SNARE 12-like has protein sequence MSEVFEEFNRQFHELLADLKLKCMSARVLLEDQKKQEVTEIAEKIKEAESLMRKMDLEARSVGSSEKATLLVKMREYRNDINSLKTELKRLGSTKVYQATRPELTGSVGSNNVQGSAALRGNAAIVIGKLKKPNGRMNENRRIVQEMKETRSSILQVLQQQRDTMQQATTTVHGVKDNADSSKKALRGMSNRMN, from the exons ATGAGTGAAGTTTTTGAAGAATTTAATCGCCAATTTCACGAACTTTTAGCAGATTTAAAGCTGAAATGTATGTCTGCTAGAGTTCTACTTGAAG ATCAGAAGAAACAGGAAGTTACTGAAATTGCAGAAAAAATTAAAGAGGCCGAATCTCTG ATGCGTAAGATGGATCTTGAGGCTAGGAGTGTGGGATCTTCAGAGAAAGCAACGTTGCTTGTAAAGATGCGCGAGTACAGAAATGACATTAACAGTCTAAAAACTGAACTGAAAAGACTTGGCTCAACAAAGGTTTATCAGGCCACCCGACCTGAATTAACGGGATCGGTAGGCTCAAACAATGTGcag GGATCTGCTGCTCTAAGAGGAAACGCAGCAATTGTAATAGGGAAGCTGAAAAAGCCCAATGGCAGAATGAATGAAAATAGAAGAATTGTCCAGGAAATGAAAGAAACTCGTTCTTCGATCCTGCAAGTTTTGCAGCAGCAGCGTGACACTATGCAGCAGGCAACCACCACC GTCCATGGAGTGAAAGATAATGCTGATAGCAGTAAGAAGGCTTTAAGGGGGATGTCGAACAGGATGAACTGA
- the LOC139892402 gene encoding pentatricopeptide repeat-containing protein At5g47360-like yields the protein MSKILQSRLISSSTRIKNPNFSFTTIAITNPVERYWMHIQNKDPNIEKTLTRIGAKLDTSSVKEVIKRCSSSSSSNSNDQRSVLGLRFFIWAGIQRQYRHSSYMYNIACKLFRISQNPNVIKEVIEAYGDNNCVVDVKSFKIVLNLCKEARLENEGLWVLKKMNDFGCRPDTTTYNVVIKLLCKKGRMDDALKLMKEMGSVDVYPDMVTLVSMVEGFCDLGRIEDATRLFKVENRQGCLVNVVAYSALLDGVCRVGNLEKGLELLEEMENEGGVCAPTVVTYTTMIQSFCEKGRSIEALTILDRMEACGCAPNRVTISTLINGLCKEEKLDEAYKLIDRLFIKGSVSKSECYSSLVATLLRVDRFEEAEKVFRKMLVSGLKPDGVACSELFKRLCLKEQRMLDAFVLFCEIEKLGFATSIDSEIYSIMMDGLCAKSHLLEASILAKLMVDKSILLRAPYVKSVVKYLTNAGEMELVSRVYKVNGD from the coding sequence ATGTCAAAAATTTTACAATCTCGATTGATTTCATCTTCAACTCGAATCAAGAACCCTAATTTTTCATTCACGACGATTGCAATTACAAACCCAGTAGAGAGATATTGGATGCATATACAGAATAAAGATCCAAACATCGAAAAAACCCTAACAAGAATTGGGGCTAAATTAGATACATCATCAGTAAAGGAGGTAATAAAAAGGTGCAGTTCTAGTTCTAGTTCTAATTCTAATGATCAACGGTCTGTATTAGGTCTTAGATTCTTTATATGGGCTGGGATTCAACGTCAGTATAGACATAGCTCTTATATGTATAACATTGCCTGTAAGCTATTTAGAATTAGTCAAAACCCTAATGTGATTAAGGAAGTTATTGAGGCGTATGGTGATAATAATTGTGTTGTAGATGTGAAAAGCTTTAAAATTGTTCTGAATTTATGTAAGGAAGCTAGGTTAGAAAATGAGGGGTTATGGGTGTTGAAGAAGATGAATGATTTTGGTTGTAGACCCGATACGACAACTTATAATGTCGTGATTAAGTTGCTGTGCAAAAAGGGTCGGATGGATGACGCGTTGAAGTTGATGAAGGAAATGGGTTCGGTTGATGTTTATCCTGATATGGTGACATTGGTTTCAATGGTTGAAGGTTTTTGTGATTTGGGTAGGATAGAAGATGCTACTAGGTTGTTTAAGGTTGAAAATCGACAAGGATGTTTAGTAAACGTTGTTGCGTATTCGGCTCTTCTTGATGGGGTCTGTCGAGTTGGGAATTTAGAAAAAGGGTTGGAGTTATTGGAAGAAATGGAAAACGAAGGTGGTGTTTGTGCACCGACTGTTGTTACGTATACAACTATGATTCAAAGTTTTTGTGAAAAGGGTAGGTCGATTGAGGCATTGACTATTTTGGATCGAATGGAAGCGTGTGGTTGTGCACCGAATAGGGTTACAATTAGTACTTTAATTAACGGTCTTTGTAAAGAGGAAAAATTGGATGAAGCTTATAAGTTGATTGATCGATTGTTTATTAAAGGGAGTGTTTCTAAAAGTGAATGCTATAGCTCTCTTGTTGCGACGTTATTGAGAGTTGATAGGTTTGAAGAGGCTGAGAAAGTATTTAGGAAGATGTTGGTTAGTGGTTTGAAGCCGGATGGGGTGGCTTGTAGCGAGTTATTTAAGAGGTTGTGCTTAAAGGAACAACGAATGTTGGATGCTTTTGTGTTATTTTGTGAAATTGAGAAGTTAGGGTTTGCAACTTCTATTGATTCGGAGATTTATTCTATTATGATGGACGGGCTTTGTGCTAAAAGCCATTTGTTGGAAGCTTCGATTCTTGCTAAGTTGATGGTTGATAAAAGCATTTTACTTAGAGCTCCTTATGTAAAGAGTGTAGTTAAGTATCTAACTAATGCTGGAGAAATGGAACTCGTATCACGTGTATATAAGGTGAATGGTGACTGA